The DNA region ACGCCGCACGTGAAGCCGCAGCGACGACTACGGGTTACCTCGCACTGCGTGACGGACGCTGCGCCGTGCCTGTGGGGATCAACGCGTCGCAGCTGATCAAAGCGACACGGTACGCGCGTAAGACCATGGTCGTCGCGTCAGGGTGCTTTGACCTGTTACACGCCGGCCATCTCGACTTATTACAAGCAGCAAGGGACTTGGGCGATGTTCTTGTTGTGCTTATTAACTCGGATGCGAGTATCAACCGGTTGAAGGGGTCAGGAAGGCCAGCAATACCACTCGAGGAACGCTCTCGAGTTCTGAGAGCACTCCGATGCGTTGACGCCGTCGTATCGTTCGACGAGGACACCCCGTGTAAGGCGCTCGAGGTTCTGCGGCCCGACGTGTACGTGAAGGGCAGCGACTACGAACTAGATCGGTTACCTGAGCGGACCGCACTTTTGAGGATGGGGACAAGAATGGTGTCCGTGCCGCGCATCCGCAATACTTCGACAACAGCCATAATCGACGGCATCAGTAGATGAGGGTTCTCGTCACCGGTTCTCAAGGGTTCATCGGTCGACATATTGCCCGGGTGCTCCGAGGCTTGGGGCATGAGGTACTGGGTGTCGATTGCCGAAGGCCTGACACGGCTTCGTCATGGGAGCACACCACCGACTATTCAGAGTTCATTGCTCACGTAGCGCGCGGCGACTTCGACGCTGTAGTCCACCAGGCCGCTATCACTGACACCACAGTCGAATCGAGTGTCGAGCTCACGCGGGTCAACTCCAGCGATGTCAAGAAGCTCGCCGTGGCATGCGCCGCTAGTGGCACCCGACTCGTACACGCTTCCTCCGGCAGCGTGTACGGACGGCTGAGTGATACGAAGGCGATCGTTGACGTGGGCGACGAACTAAATTCGCGCCGATGCTCGGGTCCCTTGAACTCCTACGCCGAGAGCAAGCTCGCCGCTGAGATTTCCTTGAGCGGCATAGATGGCCTCCACTTCGTTGCGTTTCGCTACACCAACGTGTTTGGACCAGGAGAAGTCGCGAAGGGCGCTATGTCGTCAATCGTGTCGCAGTTGCTCAGGAAAGCAGTTGCGGGACAGCCCTTGAACTTGTTCAACGACACGCTCAGCGCCTCTCGTGATTATGTCCCCGTGCATCGCGTCACCGACCTGGTAGCACAAGCACTCGGCGAACGGGCGGATGTTCGCGGCGTCTTCAATCTCGGTTCCGGTCACTCGGTACCCTTCTATGAAGTGTTGGACTGGATCTGCGCGCTCGATATTGAGAGCAGCCATACACTCACTCTCTGTCCGAATCCGTACAAAGATCGCTACCAGTACGTGACACGCGTCGAACAAGCACGAACCGATCGTAAGTTCGGCACAAATCCGCCTTCGCTATCTCGCCACGACGTCCGGTGCGCTATCGAAGCACTTCACAGGCACTACGTCTCGACACAAAACGAACGCTTCGTAGACCTTGAAAGGACTGCCGAATGATCGTAGGACTAATCGGTTGCGGGGGGATTGCTCACGATGGCTACCTGCCTGCCCTGGCCTACCTGCAGCCCGAGTTGGTTTGCGTCTGGGACGTGGATGCCCCGGCGGCGAGTCGAGCGGCAAGAGTGCTGATCGAACGTTCTGTCAGGGCTTCGCAAAGCTCAGCGCTTGCAGAGCTGGTGCAGAAAGTCGATCGCGTGGTCATTGCGGTCCCGCCTGCCGAAGTGCGGTCAGTGGTTACGGCTGTTGCAAAGGTTCCGACGAGCAAGACGCCAATGCCGCTTCTCTTGGAAAAGCCGCTCGGCACTTCGGCGGAAGACGCACGATTGATCATTGAGCATGATGGCGATGTAGACCTGCACTACATGGAGACGTTTCTTCACTCGACGGCATACGTGGCGATGCTCGAGGAAGCGCTCTCTGGTCGGTACGGCACCCCCCGTCGCTTAGTGGTTGCGGTGAAGGGATCGCTGCCGGCAAATTTAGAGTCAAGTTGGCGGGGGGACCGGAAGCAAGGCGGCGGGGTGCTCCACGACTGGGGTATTCACGCCATCGGGCTTGCACTGCACGCGCTCCGCACGATCGGACTTCTTAAGGGAAATCCAGGGCTCGAACCAGTAGTCGGCGAGAGCTGCTGGGAACGTCACGGATCACGCCAGATCCTCACGCACTGCGAACTGCAGATAAAAGGTGCCCCGATCGAAGTGTCTATACAAGCGTCATGGGTTGGCCCGGCTACCTCACCATCGAACCCTGACGTCCTACTTGAATGCGACGGAGGTTCGATTGGCCTCCATGTGCGCAAGACGGACGGTTCTAGTGATTGGGTGTGTTACGACGACCCTCTTGGTTCGCCGCGACAACTTGCCTCTCGAAGGTATCCCAAAGAGTTATTCATACGTGGTCTGGCGGGTTTCATTGGGTTCGCAAATGCTAGGCCCAGCACTAACGGCGTCTACGATCCTTACCTGGGGGTTGAGGCTATGCGCATTGCCGATTCGGCCTACGCCCATGCGGTTGCCAAGATTGCGACGAGGTCTGACTGAAGGAGCGGCCTGCTGCCGAATCGATCAATTGCACATCCGACTTCGAGCAGTGCCCGCGGATCCTCTGCGTAAACGCCGCAAGACGTCGCCCCAGCGAGAGTTTCATCTCTGCCAATCTCCGAGTTGTGGTCACTGATCACGACGACCGGCCCCCCCTCGGCGTGCCGGAGGATGAGTTTTAGCACTTGTGAGGTGAAGCGAGTCGACTCGATTTTGTCTTCGCCCCTCCTAGCCGCCCATGCCGAATCCTTCAGGTAGAGCAGGAGTGTTCGAGAGCCGAAGCCACGGCGGTGGAGGTAATCACCCAGTTCCTTCTCGCGATCCGTTCTGGTTGCCGACGGCGCATCGAGGCGCCTACCAGAGCTCGCTCCCGGCCGTTGACTGATGTCGCACATCGCAAACGCTGACAGCAGTGCCCCGTGGCACCAGCCGAGGAGGAAGTATCTATTGGAGTTTTGGGAGGCGGCCGAGAGTCGCCACCCTTGAACAGGAGAGACGGCGTGGGAAGCGCGGTAGTCCGGTAGCGTCGATGCGGCACTCACGCTGAAGCGGTCTCGTTGACCTCTGGCTTCTGCACATACCAACCACGAACGTCCGTCTGCAGAGAATTTGCTGGGACTAACGTGCACCCTAGAGGCCTCGGCGAGCTTTCGAACTTCATAACCGTCGGCCGAGGTACGGACAGCCATAAAGTGATCGCAATACATATGGAGGTCTCCGTTGAGGATCAACTCAAGACCGGCGCGACCGGGGTTGTGCGACGGGTCGAGTCCGAAGAAATACGGATATACGTCCGTTGTTTCCACAGTTCCAGAGCGGGAGAAAGGTTCGTAATCAACCCAGATTCGCGAAAGTTGTGAGCCCATGTGGCGATCCAAGAGGTCGCGACCGTTTACGCCCACCGTGTTAGTAAGGCCATCGGCCAGGACAATCGCTAACGGCCACCGTGCAGTTGCGCCCACGCACTCTCCAGTTCGTTGTAATCCACTTCGTCCTCCAGACAGCAATAGCGGACATCAGATTGACATTCATGCGGATCGCCGCACGGTGCGCACGCCGCACGCGACATAACCGCGACTTCGCCTACCCCCGAACCACAGATTCCCGGGCTTGTTGGGCCATAGAGAACGATTCGTGGAATACCGATTAGCGATGCGAGATGACGGAGACCGTTGTCTACAGCGACCAGGCAGCATCGACGCTCGGCGATGGCAATGAACTCCTCAGGCGATGCGATCTCTATAATCGGAACCCCCAGATCACGAACTCCATCGGTCGGTCGCCCCGGTCCCTCCACAATGAGCGGCTTGATGCTTGCGAGAATACTGACTTGGCTCACTAGACGTTTAACCGCGTTGGCGCCCAGCGCTTTGTGGCGTGTGCTGGACTGTAGGGATAGCACGGGTCGACAAGGCCTGGTTTGGGTCAGATGCAACATCTCGCGGGTACCGCTGGTCAAGGGGATGATGGCTCTCGCTAGGCCTAGAACCTCCGTCCAGTACTCGACAATCGGTTCGACCGAGTAGGCGCGAGCACGCATCGGATTACCCGATACCGCTAACCACTTGAGCCTTCGAGCAGTCGCGGCAAAACGGAGCGACGGTACCTGCGACACTGCGTCGCGATAGGCGGGGATCTGACAAGATTGACCGTGAAGGTCAGTGACCGCGGTGTCCTCTGGGAGACCGGCCAACTCGGCAAATGAATGGACTGAGTGGAAGGCGCCGTATCGACGAGCAAGGGGCACAAACTGCTCAATCGTAAAGAGCGCGATGTCACCAGGGTTGGCGAGCGAAAGCCTGCAAAGCAGGCACACGTCACCGAGGTGGCCGAGCAGCACGACGTGGTGGACCATTGGTGGGATCACCCGCTTTATTTAGATGAGGTTGAGGTCGAGCAGGTTGAGCGCGCAGCCTCAGCTGTTGTCGGTCGCCATCTCGAGTGTGGCATGGCGGCTCCTGAAGGAAGATCGGGAGCCGCGCTCCTCATCCTCCAGGCAGGACCGTCGTATTCGGATCAATACTTTGCGCGAGTGACCAGCCGAAGGCGATCTATGCGCGAACTCTATGTGATCGACAATCTCGATTCCGCATCACACCTACGAATACGAGGTCGTGCTCGCGGCTGCGACCTACCGTGGATCCGTCGCCACTTCCCAGTCTCGATGACGATCGTCCCGCTTCTCGAGAATTGCGGCAGCTTGCTTTCCACGGACATCTGCCCCCAGTTCGACCGGCTGTTTGCATCGAGTCTGGACCGCGTTGTCGATAAGCCTCCTCAAAACATCTTGCGACCGCTACTCGGGTTATTCGACGAGCTCCCGTGCGAGTACCACAGTCGGGTGCGATCCGCGTTGCGCTTAGCAACAGTTCAAAGCTGGCGAGTGGGGCTAGGGCACGGGGACCCCCATTTGACGAATGTTGTGAAGTCAAGCGAGTCAGACTGCACAGCAGTCGATTTCGCGAGCGGCGGCCTCGTTGTCAAGCGTGTGCACCGTGCGAGATGGGTGAACGCCGTGCATCAAAGCAGATCGGAGCTCAAAGTTGTTTACCCCGAATGCCACTGGTGTTCCGAGGCGCTCGGCGACGATCTAGCGCTGCTGATAGATGCCGCCCGGAGGCTCAGGTCTGAAGGAAGGGACCCTATGCGATCGAACTTCTGGCGCGAATTGGTCATGAGCCTGCTTGCACAGGTAGAAAGGTGAGCGCGATATGCGCCAGCTGGGCATCAGAAGAGGGCGCCGTTAGTACGAGCGCGAAGCCGATGACTGTGCTTATCGACCGCGATGGAGTATTGGTCGATCTGCCGGACAGATACGCCGTCTCCGAGGACTCCATCCGGCCGATTGCCGGCGTAGGCAATGCACTCCTAAGACTGAAGAGACACGGCTTTCGACTTATAGTCGTAACCAATCAAAGCGGTGTTGGTCGGGGATTGGTCACGCTGCCCAAAATGTTAGCCGTCAACGAGCACGTACTGCGATCGGTTGACCCAGAGCGGCGCATCATCGACCACTACATCGTGTGCCCGCACAGTCCGGAGGAAAGATGCTCCTGCCGTAAGCCCCTCACTGGTGGTATCCGCGCGGCGGAACATCGACTTGGCCCCCTAACGAACGGATGGTTTGTCGGTGATCAGATGTCAGATCTATTGTGTGGCAGTGAACTTGGTATGAGGCTCGGTCTTGTCCTCACAGGCCACGGACGAAAAGCTGCTGAGAAAGTCAGCGAATACGAGGGACTCCAAGTCACGATAGGGAAAAACCTAGACGAGCTAAGTGTTGAGATCACAAAGGCCGTCTGACGCCGCCGCGCGGGCAGACGCAAACGAGAATTTTGAGATCGTGCGCGGCGAAATATATGTCGGCCGGAGACCATTCGAGCACTTTATCGGCAGGGTCACCCACTGCCGTAGTTGACGTCACACGTGGCGCCTGTCGCGCAACGATGCAGGTGACTTCATAGTCCTGGCACCCGCTGCGAATAACACCTGCGTCAAAGACATTTCTACGCTGGGTCTGCTGCACGAATAGGTGACATCTTGACCTGATCGTGCAGCAGACCCAAATGAAGGCCACTTTAACTGACTTAGACTAGGTCCAGCCGGTTGTCCCGCACGCCAACCGGGACAACCTCCCGAGTGCCCCGGTTCGCGCTATTGCGGCTTACTTTTGCCCCGTACCCCTGCATGCCGAGCAGTTCACCCAGTTGCCGAAGTCGCTGTGTCCGCCGGTGCCGTTGCACCGTGGACACGTTGCCCGCAGCATTGCCTTCAGTCGCGCCATTTCCTCGTCCTTTCTCGGTCGGAGAACTATGGTGGCACCTCCGCGGCGTCGCCCGATAGCGGTCGTTTGGCCGGCTCGTTTCGGGTGGAATCATCAATGTGCTGGCCTATGCGGAAATGGCGGGACACCGCGGGCGGACGTATTCGCGTGGGTGCAC from Mycobacterium sp. DL includes:
- a CDS encoding HAD-IIIA family hydrolase codes for the protein MTVLIDRDGVLVDLPDRYAVSEDSIRPIAGVGNALLRLKRHGFRLIVVTNQSGVGRGLVTLPKMLAVNEHVLRSVDPERRIIDHYIVCPHSPEERCSCRKPLTGGIRAAEHRLGPLTNGWFVGDQMSDLLCGSELGMRLGLVLTGHGRKAAEKVSEYEGLQVTIGKNLDELSVEITKAV
- a CDS encoding glycosyltransferase family 9 protein, with amino-acid sequence MIPPMVHHVVLLGHLGDVCLLCRLSLANPGDIALFTIEQFVPLARRYGAFHSVHSFAELAGLPEDTAVTDLHGQSCQIPAYRDAVSQVPSLRFAATARRLKWLAVSGNPMRARAYSVEPIVEYWTEVLGLARAIIPLTSGTREMLHLTQTRPCRPVLSLQSSTRHKALGANAVKRLVSQVSILASIKPLIVEGPGRPTDGVRDLGVPIIEIASPEEFIAIAERRCCLVAVDNGLRHLASLIGIPRIVLYGPTSPGICGSGVGEVAVMSRAACAPCGDPHECQSDVRYCCLEDEVDYNELESAWAQLHGGR
- a CDS encoding NAD-dependent epimerase/dehydratase family protein, coding for MRVLVTGSQGFIGRHIARVLRGLGHEVLGVDCRRPDTASSWEHTTDYSEFIAHVARGDFDAVVHQAAITDTTVESSVELTRVNSSDVKKLAVACAASGTRLVHASSGSVYGRLSDTKAIVDVGDELNSRRCSGPLNSYAESKLAAEISLSGIDGLHFVAFRYTNVFGPGEVAKGAMSSIVSQLLRKAVAGQPLNLFNDTLSASRDYVPVHRVTDLVAQALGERADVRGVFNLGSGHSVPFYEVLDWICALDIESSHTLTLCPNPYKDRYQYVTRVEQARTDRKFGTNPPSLSRHDVRCAIEALHRHYVSTQNERFVDLERTAE
- a CDS encoding Gfo/Idh/MocA family oxidoreductase, which produces MIVGLIGCGGIAHDGYLPALAYLQPELVCVWDVDAPAASRAARVLIERSVRASQSSALAELVQKVDRVVIAVPPAEVRSVVTAVAKVPTSKTPMPLLLEKPLGTSAEDARLIIEHDGDVDLHYMETFLHSTAYVAMLEEALSGRYGTPRRLVVAVKGSLPANLESSWRGDRKQGGGVLHDWGIHAIGLALHALRTIGLLKGNPGLEPVVGESCWERHGSRQILTHCELQIKGAPIEVSIQASWVGPATSPSNPDVLLECDGGSIGLHVRKTDGSSDWVCYDDPLGSPRQLASRRYPKELFIRGLAGFIGFANARPSTNGVYDPYLGVEAMRIADSAYAHAVAKIATRSD